AGAATGCTGCCTTCCCTGTACCTTTTAGCGAACAAGCTAAACTGGCTTTGGTTTTGTCTTACGAATACAATATCGATAAATTCTCACTACTCTTACAACCGGGCTTTTACTTTTACCGAACCACGCATGATCCTACTCCATTCTTTTATCAAAGAATTGGTGGACGGTATATGCTTTACAAAGGCTTATATGCCGGAGTTTCTCTAAGAGCCGTGAACTTTGGTCAGGCAGATTGGATTGAATTTAACTTCGGATATAAAGTTAAATTCTAAACCTTTAGGTTTTGATAATTCTTTATATTTATCGATCATTATTACTATACTTAATGAAATTTAAAAAAGTTTTACTCTGGTTTCTCGGTATCCTGATTCTTGCCCTGGGAATAGGTTTGGGTTATTTGTACTTCAATGCACAACAAATTGCACAAAACATTATCCGAAATAAGATCATTAAAAGCTATAATGAAAGTCCTGAAACCAAATACCTTTTATCTTTAGAAAGTATTAAACTTAATCTTATGGATGGCTCCATCCGACTCATCAATATCGATGCAACTCCCAAGGATAACCTGGTAACATTTGAACGAAATCTTGATGGAAAAACCATCGCAAATACGAGTATCAATGTACACATTGATGAAATAGCGCTACTTGGATTTGATTACATGAAAGCGCTAAATGAGCGCAACATCAGTATTGATGAATTTGAAATCAATCAACCGATTATCGATGTCTATCAATACGAAGGTGTCCCGGATGAAAATACAGCACAACAAGATACTATTGATTTGAGGAGTATTTTCTTAACTAATTACGACACTTTTAGGATTAAGGAGATTCACCTGGGAGATATGCGCATGACATTTTACAAATTGAATGAGCAGTTCGATACTCTGAATCAAATCAAACTAGAGCAAATAGATTATCGAATTACCAACGTTACGGCCAACAAAAAAACACTTTATAGCTCTTATTATTTTGAATTTGAGGATTACTTCATTCATACCGGGAATGTAATAGCTGATATTAAAAACAATCCGCATTTAAGTCTCAAATCGGTTGACTATGATAGTGAAAAGGAACATTTAACCATTGAAGACTTTGAGCTTAAACCCAGAGTTACACCTACCGCATTTTGGAGGGGTAGAAAATACAAAAAGGCCTGGCTACAGTTGAATGTAAATAAAATCCAAATGGATAGTTTGAACATTAAAGACTGGTTGGCAAATGAAGAAATTGATATTTCAAATTTAAAAGTCGAGAAACCTAAACTTTTGGTTTTTACCAACTCCACACTTGAGTTTCACCCTAACGATAATAAACCCATGCTGGGAGATATCATCAAATCATTACCGATACCTATACATGTAGATGAAGCGGATATCACAGATGCACATATTGAGTTGGACATCATTGGAAAAAACACGACCCAACACGGTAAACTCATGTTCCATAACATGAATATTATGGCTTACAATGTGACCAACATTCCACAAAAAATCGATCAAAATAAGAACCTGGACATCCTGGTCAATACAAAATTGAACAACACCGGAAACATTCATTCCAAACTCAAAATTGATCTGGCCAGTAAAGAAAGCACCACCAAATTTGATGTAAATGCTAAAAATCTGGATTTAAAGAAATTCACTTCTATCCTGAAACCTATTCTTAGAATCAGTATTCTGGATGGTAAAATGGTTTCTTTAAAAATAAATAGCACGCTTGATATCCATGGTGGCCAGGGACAGATGGATGCCCATTATCGTGATTTAAAACTTCAGTTAGAATCTAAAGAACTTTCCAAGAACCCTGGTTTCTTTAACAAAGTTGTTTCGGATTTAGCTAATGGTATCCTTAAAACCCAGAATATTCCCGGGGATAAATTTTACCATCAAGGGAACTTTGAATTCACTAAAAGCAAGCACGATGCGTTCTTTAAGATGCTCTGGTTAACCACTCTATATGGTCTGGAAGACTCTGTATTTGGTAGTGAAAGTAGAGATCAACGCAGAATCAAACAAGAGCAACGTAAGAAAAAGAACAAAGACAAATGGTGGAAGAGCGCTATACTGTAATTCCTACAGGACAGTGATCTGACCCCATTACTTCATTCATTATGTAGGAGTCTTTTACGTTAGAAAAATAGGCTTCTGAAACTAAAAAATAATCCAATCGCCAGCCGATGTTTTTCTGTCTGGCTCCACCTCTATAACTCCACCAGGAATATTTCACTTCTTCAGGATATAACTTTCTGAAAGTATCTACCAACCCCGAATTGATATAATTTGACATCCCATCAATTTCTATTTGTGTATATCCGGCAGATTTATTGTAATTCGGTTTTGGTCTGGCAATATCAATTTCCTGATGACAGACATTCATATCACCGCAAAAGATGACTGGTTTCTTTGCTTCCAAAGCTTTTAAATAAGCCAGCATATCCACGTCCCATTGTTGGCGGTAATCCAAACGTTTTAATCCCTGGCCTGAATTCGGCACATAAGAATTCACCACATAAAAATCTTCAAATTCTGCAGTAATCGTTCTTCCTTCCTGATCATGTTCTTCAACTCCTATTCCATTTGCAACGGAAATTGGTTTTACTTTAGAGACAATGGCAGTTCCAGAATACCCTTTTCTTTCTGCTTCATTGGCGACCACGTGTAAATTTAATGGCGCTAAAACTTCCTCTACCTGATGAACCTGTGCTTTAGTTTCCTGAAAACAAACAATGTCAGCGTCAAATCCTTCTACAATTTCTAATAGTCCTTTTTTAGCTACAGCACGAATGCCATTTACGTTCCATGATACCAATTTCATATGCGTTGATTTAATCTTATTCGACTCCCAAAATTAACTTTCTATTCCAATAAGGAATACCTGTTCCAATGAATTTTACTGAGCTCTTTCCAATTCAAATACGACTTTATTATCTGCTAATAACACCATCTCATCGTCCGATACAAAGCTATACGCCAGGGATACACCTGATATATTCTTTGCCAGTTTTTCTTCAAGGTCCATGTGCTTATCACACATCATCAATGTTGTAATCGTATTTTTATTGAAGTGTAAAATATTCTTATCCAAGACATAACCTCCTCCCATGGAATTACAGCTAATCCGAGCGCCTACTCTATCATTTTTGCTATCGAAAGTGAGGGTTCCGTAATTTCCATTATTGGTTTTCCCCATCTTTTTTCCATTCATTTTACGAATCCACCATTTACCATTTAATCTCGGGTCTTCCACATAAACCCCACAACCATTTTGCCCTGATTCTGATTCACTATTGGTGCGCGTGACACTCACTCTAAATGGTCGGGTGATTCCTTCAAACTGATCTCTACAGTCTGCTTTTACAAAATCAATAATAATCTTATTCCCCAATGAATCTATCCCGGTATAGGTTACTTGATTGGAATCAAATGTGGTCATCAAATGATAAGTAACCGGTTCACTCAATCGAATATCCGAATATATCATATCATCATTCTCCAATTTGACTTTCCACTCCGGGTTATGCCCAACAGCCTCAAAACTTTCTCTGTAGCTCTGAAACATATACTGACTCGATTCAAATCCCTTTTCATCCGGACCATATGTCCAGC
This genomic interval from bacterium SCSIO 12643 contains the following:
- a CDS encoding DUF748 domain-containing protein, whose protein sequence is MKFKKVLLWFLGILILALGIGLGYLYFNAQQIAQNIIRNKIIKSYNESPETKYLLSLESIKLNLMDGSIRLINIDATPKDNLVTFERNLDGKTIANTSINVHIDEIALLGFDYMKALNERNISIDEFEINQPIIDVYQYEGVPDENTAQQDTIDLRSIFLTNYDTFRIKEIHLGDMRMTFYKLNEQFDTLNQIKLEQIDYRITNVTANKKTLYSSYYFEFEDYFIHTGNVIADIKNNPHLSLKSVDYDSEKEHLTIEDFELKPRVTPTAFWRGRKYKKAWLQLNVNKIQMDSLNIKDWLANEEIDISNLKVEKPKLLVFTNSTLEFHPNDNKPMLGDIIKSLPIPIHVDEADITDAHIELDIIGKNTTQHGKLMFHNMNIMAYNVTNIPQKIDQNKNLDILVNTKLNNTGNIHSKLKIDLASKESTTKFDVNAKNLDLKKFTSILKPILRISILDGKMVSLKINSTLDIHGGQGQMDAHYRDLKLQLESKELSKNPGFFNKVVSDLANGILKTQNIPGDKFYHQGNFEFTKSKHDAFFKMLWLTTLYGLEDSVFGSESRDQRRIKQEQRKKKNKDKWWKSAIL
- the xth gene encoding exodeoxyribonuclease III, with protein sequence MKLVSWNVNGIRAVAKKGLLEIVEGFDADIVCFQETKAQVHQVEEVLAPLNLHVVANEAERKGYSGTAIVSKVKPISVANGIGVEEHDQEGRTITAEFEDFYVVNSYVPNSGQGLKRLDYRQQWDVDMLAYLKALEAKKPVIFCGDMNVCHQEIDIARPKPNYNKSAGYTQIEIDGMSNYINSGLVDTFRKLYPEEVKYSWWSYRGGARQKNIGWRLDYFLVSEAYFSNVKDSYIMNEVMGSDHCPVGITV
- a CDS encoding META domain-containing protein; the encoded protein is MNGNQVLWILVVILGFTSCNRKACVNKTVGWTYGPDEKGFESSQYMFQSYRESFEAVGHNPEWKVKLENDDMIYSDIRLSEPVTYHLMTTFDSNQVTYTGIDSLGNKIIIDFVKADCRDQFEGITRPFRVSVTRTNSESESGQNGCGVYVEDPRLNGKWWIRKMNGKKMGKTNNGNYGTLTFDSKNDRVGARISCNSMGGGYVLDKNILHFNKNTITTLMMCDKHMDLEEKLAKNISGVSLAYSFVSDDEMVLLADNKVVFELERAQ